One genomic window of Coffea eugenioides isolate CCC68of chromosome 1, Ceug_1.0, whole genome shotgun sequence includes the following:
- the LOC113777077 gene encoding transcription factor bHLH7-like isoform X1: MYYSEILNGLSHWRQQHHQTNPIAFHSSLQSVARVFWPSPLTSLPHLPLCVLLDSTIRIPISWDSLLLLQVSGIFFLGLETMEDESNCNAFPFTTTTLAFGGRGSSSSNNHNVYYMQEEADHSHYLNFAAAAAASNDTTPHHAPTTLPSWLCCQPTPQNYVHFLAENGASQVHNEILPFNNSPGSSGFTTPEASFDMVGYKRPHTEGVPPSNLTVLGFQIPSQNSNESYGTAATGSPSTVPSSTSRQKAATADRRRRLRISEGVEALQELLPHPREGGKASVLDDIIDHIKYLQFQVKELSQSRLGGESSSTPFILLEGYGHFLLRDQMQNEPLEEMMGRLLEVNPLAATQLLESGGLIVMPMSLAEGLRPQN, encoded by the exons ATGTATTACTCTGAAATTCTCAATGGTCTCTCTCACTGGAGACAGCAGCATCATCAAACTAACCCCATTGCATTCCATTCCAGTCTCCAGTCCGTTGCTAGGGTTTTCTGGCCCTCGCCACTCACCTCTCTCCCGCATCTCCCA CTCTGTGTTCTACTTGATTCAACAATTCGAATTCCCATTTCTTGGGATTCCCTTCTGCTTTTGCAAGTATCAG GTATTTTCTTCCTTGGATTGGAGACAATGGAAGATGAGAGTAATTGCAATGCCTTCCCCTTTACTACCACGACATTAGCCTTTGGTGGCCGTGGGAGCAGCTCCAGTAATAATCACAATGTTTATTATATGCAAGAAGAAGCTGATCATAGCCACTACCTCAACTTTGCAGCCGCAGCAGCTGCTAGCAACGACACCACTCCTCATCATGCTCCTACCACTTTACCCTCCTGGCTTTGCTGCCAGCCAACACCCCAGAATTATGTTCATTTTCTCGCAGAAAATGGGGCCTCCCAAGTCCATAACGAAATACTACCATTCAACAATTCACCTGGATCGTCTGGTTTTACAACCCCTGAGGCTTCTTTTGACATGGTTGGTTACAAG AGGCCGCACACTGAAGGAGTACCTCCGAGTAACTTAACAGTCTTAGGATTTCAAATTCCCTCTCAG AATTCAAATGAAAGTTATGGCACTGCTGCGACTGGTTCTCCTTCCACAGTTCCTAGCAGCACATCAAGACAGAAAGCCGCTACCGCTGATCGT CGTCGCAGGTTGAGGATTTCTGAGGGAGTTGAGGCGTTACAGGAGCTCCTTCCACATCCAAGAGAG GGTGGTAAGGCATCTGTACTGGATGATATTATTGATCATATAAAGTATTTACAATTTCAAGTAAAG GAACTGAGTCAAAGCAGGTTGGGAGGAGAATCATCTTCAACTCCATTCATACTGCTTGAG GGTTATGGCCATTTCCTTCTTCGTGACCAGATGCAGAATGAACCTCTGGAAGAGATGATGGGGAGGCTGCTGGAGGTGAATCCATTGGCTGCAACACAGCTGTTGGAGAGCGGAGGCCTTATTGTGATGCCAATGTCTTTGGCTGAGGGGTTACGCCCCCAAAACTAG
- the LOC113777077 gene encoding transcription factor bHLH7-like isoform X2, producing MHLVVLIFRCFALRRSIFFLGLETMEDESNCNAFPFTTTTLAFGGRGSSSSNNHNVYYMQEEADHSHYLNFAAAAAASNDTTPHHAPTTLPSWLCCQPTPQNYVHFLAENGASQVHNEILPFNNSPGSSGFTTPEASFDMVGYKRPHTEGVPPSNLTVLGFQIPSQNSNESYGTAATGSPSTVPSSTSRQKAATADRRRRLRISEGVEALQELLPHPREGGKASVLDDIIDHIKYLQFQVKELSQSRLGGESSSTPFILLEGYGHFLLRDQMQNEPLEEMMGRLLEVNPLAATQLLESGGLIVMPMSLAEGLRPQN from the exons ATGCACCTGGTTGTCTTGATATTCAGATGTTTTGCCTTACGACGAA GTATTTTCTTCCTTGGATTGGAGACAATGGAAGATGAGAGTAATTGCAATGCCTTCCCCTTTACTACCACGACATTAGCCTTTGGTGGCCGTGGGAGCAGCTCCAGTAATAATCACAATGTTTATTATATGCAAGAAGAAGCTGATCATAGCCACTACCTCAACTTTGCAGCCGCAGCAGCTGCTAGCAACGACACCACTCCTCATCATGCTCCTACCACTTTACCCTCCTGGCTTTGCTGCCAGCCAACACCCCAGAATTATGTTCATTTTCTCGCAGAAAATGGGGCCTCCCAAGTCCATAACGAAATACTACCATTCAACAATTCACCTGGATCGTCTGGTTTTACAACCCCTGAGGCTTCTTTTGACATGGTTGGTTACAAG AGGCCGCACACTGAAGGAGTACCTCCGAGTAACTTAACAGTCTTAGGATTTCAAATTCCCTCTCAG AATTCAAATGAAAGTTATGGCACTGCTGCGACTGGTTCTCCTTCCACAGTTCCTAGCAGCACATCAAGACAGAAAGCCGCTACCGCTGATCGT CGTCGCAGGTTGAGGATTTCTGAGGGAGTTGAGGCGTTACAGGAGCTCCTTCCACATCCAAGAGAG GGTGGTAAGGCATCTGTACTGGATGATATTATTGATCATATAAAGTATTTACAATTTCAAGTAAAG GAACTGAGTCAAAGCAGGTTGGGAGGAGAATCATCTTCAACTCCATTCATACTGCTTGAG GGTTATGGCCATTTCCTTCTTCGTGACCAGATGCAGAATGAACCTCTGGAAGAGATGATGGGGAGGCTGCTGGAGGTGAATCCATTGGCTGCAACACAGCTGTTGGAGAGCGGAGGCCTTATTGTGATGCCAATGTCTTTGGCTGAGGGGTTACGCCCCCAAAACTAG
- the LOC113749066 gene encoding basic 7S globulin-like, protein MEFNPQEKQWHLFKFKVQFFSVVPFLCIHLSSSAVLAPILQDPSTRLQFLSLYLRTPYQQPTKLLVDLTAPFSWVECTCSNRSSCTYRYHPLPCASPLCNWLNSPACSNCSSEPTDPICSDGLCHLFFARPRNRKRVRVQALADSLALPVTNGRNPGQLEVVPEFVFSCSERSLLKGHVPRGVTGLAALGQSKLSLPAQVSNSLSSPNVFALCPSDSPSAPGVAFFGTRGPYFFLPEIDLSKHLNYTPLLISTDEDEAYLIGLTSIRVNGRVAVKLNRSVLTVDENGFGGTTLSLSTPYTVLESSIYASLVEAFVNESAAAAFKLTATQPVSPFSVCYDAGDVLVTSAGPAVPTIDLVMQSNDVVWRILGSNSMVRMAREGVDVWCLALLDGGAKPPATIVIGGHQTVDNLLQFDLDSQQLGFSSSVLVHDTMCANFNFTVNT, encoded by the coding sequence ATGGAATTCAATCCTCAAGAAAAGCAATGGCACCTCTTTAAGTTCAAGGTCCAGTTCTTCTCCGTCGTTCCATTTCTGTGCATTCACCTTTCTTCTTCAGCTGTTTTAGCTCCCATTCTCCAGGATCCTTCCACTCGGCTTCAGTTTCTGTCACTTTACTTGAGAACCCCTTACCAGCAGCCCACAAAACTACTCGTTGACCTCACTGCCCCTTTCAGCTGGGTGGAATGCACCTGCAGCAACCGCTCTTCCTGCACGTACCGCTACCACCCGCTTCCCTGCGCTTCTCCTCTTTGCAACTGGCTCAATTCACCCGCTTGTTCAAACTGCTCTTCTGAACCCACCGATCCCATTTGCTCCGACGGCTTGTGCCATCTCTTCTTCGCAAGACCAAGGAACCGGAAAAGAGTGAGGGTGCAGGCACTAGCTGACTCCCTGGCACTACCCGTCACCAACGGTCGCAACCCGGGTCAGCTCGAGGTCGTCCCCGAATTTGTATTCTCATGTTCTGAGAGGTCATTACTCAAAGGCCATGTCCCCAGAGGTGTCACCGGCTTGGCAGCCCTTGGCCAGTCCAAATTGTCGCTGCCGGCCCAAGTTAGCAATTCTCTATCTTCCCCAAATGTTTTTGCTCTGTGCCCGTCGGATTCACCGTCGGCTCCGGGAGTGGCTTTTTTCGGTACTAGAGGGCCATATTTCTTTCTGCCCGAGATTGACctctcaaaacatctgaattaCACTCCACTCCTTATCTCAACCGACGAAGACGAAGCATACCTCATCGGCTTGACTTCCATAAGAGTCAACGGCAGAGTCGCCGTGAAACTAAACCGGAGCGTCCTGACCGTCGATGAGAATGGTTTTGGTGGGACCACGCTCAGCCTGTCAACTCCATACACCGTATTAGAGTCTTCAATCTACGCGAGTTTAGTTGAGGCGTTCGTGAACGAATCTGCAGCTGCCGCCTTCAAGCTCACCGCAACGCAGCCCGTGAGTCCATTTAGCGTGTGTTATGATGCGGGGGATGTTCTGGTAACGAGCGCTGGACCGGCAGTACCGACCATTGATCTGGTGATGCAGTCTAATGACGTAGTTTGGAGAATATTGGGATCAAATTCGATGGTTAGGATGGCGAGGGAGGGAGTAGATGTGTGGTGCTTGGCTTTATTGGACGGTGGGGCCAAGCCTCCGGCGACGATTGTCATCGGGGGGCATCAGACGGTGGACAATCTACTACAGTTTGACCTGGATTCTCAGCAGCTAGGATTTAGCTCTTCGGTGTTGGTACACGATACCATGTGCGCCAACTTCAACTTCACGGTTAACACTTAA
- the LOC113752014 gene encoding uncharacterized protein LOC113752014 isoform X4, translating to MATPQILQREEDLLLWQSLFDDPKGENEKCRGTDIEKKIEFLESLTGKVSNRRSRRWLNDRLLMELVPRLNAEEIRGLFAPPPWGDDVPLSPFSMTNIGEWDKFRTVDMDKETMMIEALKGSGMKQKSCGDADKVAVLTAWHRVDCRTREAFRRSFLPELISGYEECIRDFVKETGDGGVLELNVQDPFRRLLLHGVCEVDAFTDKVFKGNPAAVCLLEDEKDEEWMQSVATEFNISETCYLTRIVDSDSQSTTPRFKLRWFTPVAEVKLCGHATLAASYFLFSYGLVNSDKIEFLTLSGILTAKKVPDSKTSNSMDHQNGDIQEDYFVELDFPVVPIAAPNSAEISEISKSLNGASVVEIHKTTTEEDLLVVLPSGKAVVEAEPLFDVIKRWPGRGLIITGPAPPESGFDFYSRFFCPKYGINEDPVCGSAHCALAPYWSKKLGKCDFVAYQASPRSGVLHLHVDEKNQRVLLRGKAVVVTEGSILV from the exons ATGGCGACCCCTCAGATTTTGCAGAGAGAAGAAGATCTTCTCTTATGGCAGTCCCTCTTTGATGACCCCAAAG GAGAAAATGAGAAGTGCAGAGGAACGGATATTGAGAAAAAGATCGAGTTCCTGGAGAGCTTGACTGGAAAA GTCAGCAACCGGAGATCTCGAAGATGGTTAAATGATCGCCTTTTAATGGAGCTCGTTCCTCGTCTAAATGCAGAAGAAATTAGAGGCTTGTTTGCTCCACCGCCTTGGG GTGATGATGTGCCACTGTCCCCATTTAGCATGACAAATATAGGAGAATGGGACAAATTTAGAACCGTGGATATGGATAAAGAG ACGATGATGATAGAAGCCCTCAAAGGTTCAGGAATGAAACAGAAAAGTTGTGGTGATGCAGACAAGGTTGCTGTACTTACTGCATGGCATAGAGTTGATTGTAGAACTAGAGAAGCTTTCCGTCGTAGCTTTCTTCCAGAATTGATAAGTGGATATGAG GAGTGCATCCGGGACTTTGTCAAGGAGACTGGAGATGGTGGTGTTCTTGAGTTAAATGTTCAAGATCCTTTCCGCCGGTTGTTGCTGCACGGTGTTTGTGAG GTGGATGCTTTCACGGACAAGGTGTTCAAGGGGAACCCGGCGGCAGTGTGTTTGTTAGAGGACGAGAAAGACGAAGAATGGATGCAATCTGTTGCTACCGAATTTAATATCTCGGAAACTTGTTACCTCACTCGGATTGTCGACTCTGACTCACAGTCCACAACTCCCAGATTTAAACTACGTTGGTTCACTCCAGTAGCTGAG GTTAAACTCTGTGGACATGCAACGTTAGCAGCTTCATATTTTCTCTTCAGTTATGGTCTGGTGAATTCTGATAAGATAGAATTCCTGACGCTATCAGGAATTTTAACAGCCAAGAAAGTGCCAGATTCCAAAACCTCAAATTCAATGGACCATCAAAATGGCGATATCCAAGAGGACTACTTTGTTGAATTAGATTTCCCTGTAGTCCCAATTGCTGCACCTAATTCTGCGGAGATCTCGGAAATCTCtaaaagcttgaatggtgcttCAGTGGTCGAGATCCATAAGACAACTACTGAAGAGGATCTCCTT GTTGTGCTCCCATCAGGAAAGGCAGTTGTAGAAGCAGAACCACTTTTTGATGTGATCAAAAGATGGCCAGGCAGAGGGCTAATTATAACAGGACCTGCACCCCCTGAATCTGGATTTGACTTCTACAGTCGCTTCTTCTGCCCAAAATATGGGATCAATGAG GATCCTGTATGTGGGAGTGCACATTGTGCCTTGGCACCGTACTGGAGCAAAAAGCTTGGGAAATGCGATTTTGTTGCATATCAG GCATCACCAAGAAGTGGTGTGCTCCATTTGCATGTGGACGAGAAGAATCAAAGAGTGCTTCTGCGAGGGAAAGCAGTTGTTGTAACAGAGGGCTCTATTTTGGTCTGA
- the LOC113752014 gene encoding uncharacterized protein LOC113752014 isoform X2: MATPQILQREEDLLLWQSLFDDPKGENEKCRGTDIEKKIEFLESLTGKVSNRRSRRWLNDRLLMELVPRLNAEEIRGLFAPPPWGDDVPLSPFSMTNIGEWDKFRTVDMDKETMMIEALKGSGMKQKSCGDADKVAVLTAWHRVDCRTREAFRRSFLPELISGYEECIRDFVKETGDGGVLELNVQDPFRRLLLHGVCEVLPCQEISSLFLKEKEQQLSLTGCCI, encoded by the exons ATGGCGACCCCTCAGATTTTGCAGAGAGAAGAAGATCTTCTCTTATGGCAGTCCCTCTTTGATGACCCCAAAG GAGAAAATGAGAAGTGCAGAGGAACGGATATTGAGAAAAAGATCGAGTTCCTGGAGAGCTTGACTGGAAAA GTCAGCAACCGGAGATCTCGAAGATGGTTAAATGATCGCCTTTTAATGGAGCTCGTTCCTCGTCTAAATGCAGAAGAAATTAGAGGCTTGTTTGCTCCACCGCCTTGGG GTGATGATGTGCCACTGTCCCCATTTAGCATGACAAATATAGGAGAATGGGACAAATTTAGAACCGTGGATATGGATAAAGAG ACGATGATGATAGAAGCCCTCAAAGGTTCAGGAATGAAACAGAAAAGTTGTGGTGATGCAGACAAGGTTGCTGTACTTACTGCATGGCATAGAGTTGATTGTAGAACTAGAGAAGCTTTCCGTCGTAGCTTTCTTCCAGAATTGATAAGTGGATATGAG GAGTGCATCCGGGACTTTGTCAAGGAGACTGGAGATGGTGGTGTTCTTGAGTTAAATGTTCAAGATCCTTTCCGCCGGTTGTTGCTGCACGGTGTTTGTGAG GTGTTACCCTGCCAAGAAATTAGCTCTCTTTTCCTAAAAGAAAAAGAGCAGCAGTTGTCATTAACCGGCTGCTGTATTTAG
- the LOC113751389 gene encoding adenylate isopentenyltransferase 3, chloroplastic, which produces MQLLIHQRPQRLDNVVVVMGATGTGKSRLSIDLATRFPAEIVNSDKMQVYRGLDIVTNKITDDERRGVPHHLLGVIDPNADFTATSFCSKASAVTKSIVGRGKLPIIVGGSNSFVETLIEGGEGRSRYNCCFLWVDVSLPVLHSFVSERVDRMVEKGMVDEIREIFNPDSCDYSRGIKRSIGVAEFDRYFRAKPFCEARLREEAINQTKANTCKLACRQLDKIIRLRNVKGWKIHRLDATAAFRKRGEEADKEWENLVVGPSTKIVSRFLYNHATVTSAQVRLGVGKAVPVAAAATHQRTSCTVINL; this is translated from the coding sequence ATGCAACTCCTCATCCATCAGCGGCCGCAGCGGTTAGACAATGTTGTGGTGGTCATGGGAGCTACCGGCACCGGCAAATCAAGACTCTCCATCGACCTCGCCACCCGTTTCCCTGCTGAAATTGTGAACTCCGACAAAATGCAAGTATACAGAGGGCTTGACATTGTCACCAATAAAATCACTGATGACGAGCGTCGCGGGGTCCCGCACCACCTGCTAGGAGTGATCGATCCTAATGCGGATTTTACTGCTACAAGTTTCTGCAGCAAGGCTTCGGCCGTCACCAAATCTATAGTCGGCCGGGGCAAGCTTCCAATCATCGTGGGGGGCTCCAATTCTTTTGTGGAGACCCTGATCGAAGGTGGTGAGGGCCGGTCGAGATACAATTGTTGCTTTCTCTGGGTGGACGTGTCATTGCCCGTGCTACATTCCTTCGTATCCGAGCGAGTGGATCGGATGGTTGAGAAAGGAATGGTGGATGAGATAAGGGAAATTTTCAACCCGGATAGTTGCGATTACTCGAGAGGCATTAAAAGATCAATTGGGGTGGCTGAATTCGATCGGTACTTTCGAGCTAAACCATTTTGCGAGGCCAGGCTGCGAGAGGAAGCCATAAATCAGACCAAGGCTAACACGTGCAAACTGGCCTGTCGCCAACTGGATAAAATCATTCGACTGAGAAATGTGAAGGGATGGAAAATCCACCGGCTAGATGCTACCGCAGCGTTCAGAAAACGTGGCGAAGAAGCGGATAAAGAGTGGGAGAATCTTGTGGTGGGTCCCAGCACGAAAATCGTCTCTAGATTCCTGTACAACCATGCCACCGTCACAAGTGCGCAGGTGAGGTTGGGGGTGGGGAAGGCGGTGCCGGTGGCAGCTGCTGCAACTCACCAGAGAACGAGTTGCACTGTTATTAACTTATAA
- the LOC113752014 gene encoding uncharacterized protein LOC113752014 isoform X3: MATPQILQREEDLLLWQSLFDDPKGENEKCRGTDIEKKIEFLESLTGKVSNRRSRRWLNDRLLMELVPRLNAEEIRGLFAPPPWGDDVPLSPFSMTNIGEWDKFRTVDMDKETMMIEALKGSGMKQKSCGDADKVAVLTAWHRVDCRTREAFRRSFLPELISGYEECIRDFVKETGDGGVLELNVQDPFRRLLLHGVCEVYLAT, from the exons ATGGCGACCCCTCAGATTTTGCAGAGAGAAGAAGATCTTCTCTTATGGCAGTCCCTCTTTGATGACCCCAAAG GAGAAAATGAGAAGTGCAGAGGAACGGATATTGAGAAAAAGATCGAGTTCCTGGAGAGCTTGACTGGAAAA GTCAGCAACCGGAGATCTCGAAGATGGTTAAATGATCGCCTTTTAATGGAGCTCGTTCCTCGTCTAAATGCAGAAGAAATTAGAGGCTTGTTTGCTCCACCGCCTTGGG GTGATGATGTGCCACTGTCCCCATTTAGCATGACAAATATAGGAGAATGGGACAAATTTAGAACCGTGGATATGGATAAAGAG ACGATGATGATAGAAGCCCTCAAAGGTTCAGGAATGAAACAGAAAAGTTGTGGTGATGCAGACAAGGTTGCTGTACTTACTGCATGGCATAGAGTTGATTGTAGAACTAGAGAAGCTTTCCGTCGTAGCTTTCTTCCAGAATTGATAAGTGGATATGAG GAGTGCATCCGGGACTTTGTCAAGGAGACTGGAGATGGTGGTGTTCTTGAGTTAAATGTTCAAGATCCTTTCCGCCGGTTGTTGCTGCACGGTGTTTGTGAGGTATATCTGGCCACTTGA
- the LOC113777077 gene encoding transcription factor bHLH69-like isoform X3 produces the protein MEDESNCNAFPFTTTTLAFGGRGSSSSNNHNVYYMQEEADHSHYLNFAAAAAASNDTTPHHAPTTLPSWLCCQPTPQNYVHFLAENGASQVHNEILPFNNSPGSSGFTTPEASFDMVGYKRPHTEGVPPSNLTVLGFQIPSQNSNESYGTAATGSPSTVPSSTSRQKAATADRRRRLRISEGVEALQELLPHPREGGKASVLDDIIDHIKYLQFQVKELSQSRLGGESSSTPFILLEGYGHFLLRDQMQNEPLEEMMGRLLEVNPLAATQLLESGGLIVMPMSLAEGLRPQN, from the exons ATGGAAGATGAGAGTAATTGCAATGCCTTCCCCTTTACTACCACGACATTAGCCTTTGGTGGCCGTGGGAGCAGCTCCAGTAATAATCACAATGTTTATTATATGCAAGAAGAAGCTGATCATAGCCACTACCTCAACTTTGCAGCCGCAGCAGCTGCTAGCAACGACACCACTCCTCATCATGCTCCTACCACTTTACCCTCCTGGCTTTGCTGCCAGCCAACACCCCAGAATTATGTTCATTTTCTCGCAGAAAATGGGGCCTCCCAAGTCCATAACGAAATACTACCATTCAACAATTCACCTGGATCGTCTGGTTTTACAACCCCTGAGGCTTCTTTTGACATGGTTGGTTACAAG AGGCCGCACACTGAAGGAGTACCTCCGAGTAACTTAACAGTCTTAGGATTTCAAATTCCCTCTCAG AATTCAAATGAAAGTTATGGCACTGCTGCGACTGGTTCTCCTTCCACAGTTCCTAGCAGCACATCAAGACAGAAAGCCGCTACCGCTGATCGT CGTCGCAGGTTGAGGATTTCTGAGGGAGTTGAGGCGTTACAGGAGCTCCTTCCACATCCAAGAGAG GGTGGTAAGGCATCTGTACTGGATGATATTATTGATCATATAAAGTATTTACAATTTCAAGTAAAG GAACTGAGTCAAAGCAGGTTGGGAGGAGAATCATCTTCAACTCCATTCATACTGCTTGAG GGTTATGGCCATTTCCTTCTTCGTGACCAGATGCAGAATGAACCTCTGGAAGAGATGATGGGGAGGCTGCTGGAGGTGAATCCATTGGCTGCAACACAGCTGTTGGAGAGCGGAGGCCTTATTGTGATGCCAATGTCTTTGGCTGAGGGGTTACGCCCCCAAAACTAG
- the LOC113752014 gene encoding uncharacterized protein LOC113752014 isoform X1, with the protein MARKPVKFCVVDAFTDKVFKGNPAAVCLLEDEKDEEWMQSVATEFNISETCYLTRIVDSDSQSTTPRFKLRWFTPVAEVKLCGHATLAASYFLFSYGLVNSDKIEFLTLSGILTAKKVPDSKTSNSMDHQNGDIQEDYFVELDFPVVPIAAPNSAEISEISKSLNGASVVEIHKTTTEEDLLVVLPSGKAVVEAEPLFDVIKRWPGRGLIITGPAPPESGFDFYSRFFCPKYGINEDPVCGSAHCALAPYWSKKLGKCDFVAYQASPRSGVLHLHVDEKNQRVLLRGKAVVVTEGSILV; encoded by the exons ATGGCCAGAAAACCTGTTAAGTTCTGCGTG GTGGATGCTTTCACGGACAAGGTGTTCAAGGGGAACCCGGCGGCAGTGTGTTTGTTAGAGGACGAGAAAGACGAAGAATGGATGCAATCTGTTGCTACCGAATTTAATATCTCGGAAACTTGTTACCTCACTCGGATTGTCGACTCTGACTCACAGTCCACAACTCCCAGATTTAAACTACGTTGGTTCACTCCAGTAGCTGAG GTTAAACTCTGTGGACATGCAACGTTAGCAGCTTCATATTTTCTCTTCAGTTATGGTCTGGTGAATTCTGATAAGATAGAATTCCTGACGCTATCAGGAATTTTAACAGCCAAGAAAGTGCCAGATTCCAAAACCTCAAATTCAATGGACCATCAAAATGGCGATATCCAAGAGGACTACTTTGTTGAATTAGATTTCCCTGTAGTCCCAATTGCTGCACCTAATTCTGCGGAGATCTCGGAAATCTCtaaaagcttgaatggtgcttCAGTGGTCGAGATCCATAAGACAACTACTGAAGAGGATCTCCTT GTTGTGCTCCCATCAGGAAAGGCAGTTGTAGAAGCAGAACCACTTTTTGATGTGATCAAAAGATGGCCAGGCAGAGGGCTAATTATAACAGGACCTGCACCCCCTGAATCTGGATTTGACTTCTACAGTCGCTTCTTCTGCCCAAAATATGGGATCAATGAG GATCCTGTATGTGGGAGTGCACATTGTGCCTTGGCACCGTACTGGAGCAAAAAGCTTGGGAAATGCGATTTTGTTGCATATCAG GCATCACCAAGAAGTGGTGTGCTCCATTTGCATGTGGACGAGAAGAATCAAAGAGTGCTTCTGCGAGGGAAAGCAGTTGTTGTAACAGAGGGCTCTATTTTGGTCTGA
- the LOC113751940 gene encoding basic 7S globulin-like, which translates to MGGSGMHIINDLKLKAMQAPASKPLSFSILLSSSLLLIFISSSLHPAQADQPLLTPIQKDTSTNLYSVSAYLKTPLQHTNLHLDLGASLTWVDCTRRYKSSTYRHLLYNASLCLELDTGIYGNCFKRPGPSCFNDSCEFFPENSVTRQVAIGDILLDSLALPATDGRNPGKLGLDSDFVFSCGTTKLLRGLARGVTGLAALGRFNFSLPAQLSRAFSSPLIFAICLPSTPSANGAAFFNSAGPYYFLPGIDLSKSLIYTPLLLNPYGGTVITYPNRPSDEYFIGVTSIKVNGNAVPLNKTLLAINQENGIGGTKVTTSTPYTLLHTSIFKAFTAAFEQESAALNLSSITPVKPFSLCYEADKIASTGVGPAVPTIDLVLQSDDVFWRIFGANSMVSVKVNGVDGLCLGFVDGGPNPRTSIVIGGHQIEDNLLQFDLVSNRLGFSSSVLFRSTTCSKFNFTTNK; encoded by the coding sequence ATGGGTGGCAGTGGCATGCATATTATTAATGATTTGAAGTTGAAAGCCATGCAAGCTCCAGCTTCGAAGCCCCTCTCCTTTTCCATCCTCCTCTCCTCCTCATTGTTATTAATCTTCATCTCCTCATCTCTCCACCCCGCCCAAGCAGACCAACCCCTCCTCACACCCATCCAAAAGGACACCTCCACCAACTTATACTCTGTCTCAGCTTACCTCAAGACCCCTCTTCAACACACCAATTTGCACCTCGACTTGGGAGCCTCCCTCACCTGGGTTGACTGCACTCGTCGCTACAAGTCCTCCACTTACCGCCACCTCCTCTACAACGCCTCCCTCTGCCTTGAGCTCGACACAGGCATTTATGGCAACTGTTTCAAACGACCCGGTCCCTCGTGCTTCAACGACTCCTGCGAATTCTTCCCTGAGAATTCCGTGACTCGGCAGGTTGCCATAGGAGATATACTGCTCGACTCGCTTGCCTTGCCCGCCACTGACGGCCGAAACCCGGGCAAACTGGGCCTGGATTCGGATTTCGTGTTTTCTTGCGGTACAACCAAGTTGCTGAGGGGCTTGGCTAGAGGAGTCACCGGATTGGCGGCTTTAGGCAGGTTCAATTTCTCCCTGCCGGCTCAGCTCAGCCGAGCCTTCTCTTCTCCATTGATATTCGCGATTTGCTTGCCCAGTACGCCCTCCGCAAACGGCGCGGCTTTCTTCAACTCCGCTGGGCCATATTACTTCTTGCCCGGAATTGACCTTTCAAAATCGCTGATTTACACTCCCCTCCTCTTAAACCCCTACGGCGGCACCGTAATCACTTACCCTAACCGCCCATCGGATGAGTATTTCATTGGGGTGACTTCCATCAAGGTCAACGGCAATGCCGTGCCTTTAAATAAGACCCTCCTTGCCATCAATCAAGAGAATGGAATCGGCGGGACCAAGGTTACGACTTCCACGCCATACACCCTGCTGCACACCTCCATTTTCAAGGCCTTCACGGCCGCGTTTGAGCAGGAATCAGCCGCTCTCAACCTCTCCTCAATAACGCCGGTGAAGCCATTCAGTTTGTGCTACGAAGCGGACAAGATAGCCAGCACGGGCGTGGGACCGGCTGTTCCCACCATTGATCTCGTGCTGCAGAGTGATGATGTGTTTTGGAGGATCTTTGGCGCGAATTCGATGGTCAGCGTCAAAGTCAACGGTGTGGATGGCTTGTGCCTGGGTTTCGTGGATGGCGGGCCAAACCCCAGGACCTCAATCGTGATTGGAGGACATCAGATTGAAGACAATCTGCTCCAGTTTGACCTGGTTTCCAATAGGCTCGGTTTCAGCTCTTCCGTTCTGTTCCGGAGCACAACTTGCTCCAAGTTCAATTTCACCACCAACAAATGA